One part of the Bdellovibrio bacteriovorus genome encodes these proteins:
- a CDS encoding PA2779 family protein, which yields MLFSKPFKSVCALSMAAFISQAPAVAFAEVNRMIPTTTLIEELNREEATAQVQDFLSREDVQAALIQRGLSPAEASERLASLSVAELNDLSKQVQEAKAGGDILVTILIVVLIIFLIKRI from the coding sequence ATGTTGTTTTCTAAACCTTTTAAATCAGTTTGTGCGCTTTCCATGGCGGCATTCATTTCCCAGGCGCCCGCCGTGGCCTTCGCCGAGGTCAACCGCATGATTCCCACCACGACGCTGATTGAAGAGCTGAACCGGGAGGAGGCCACAGCTCAGGTGCAGGATTTCCTGAGCCGCGAGGATGTTCAGGCAGCCCTGATTCAACGCGGCCTTTCGCCTGCCGAAGCGTCTGAGCGTTTGGCCAGCTTGTCCGTGGCCGAGCTGAATGACCTTTCAAAACAGGTGCAGGAAGCCAAGGCCGGAGGCGACATTCTGGTGACCATCCTCATTGTGGTCTTGATCATCTTCCTGATTAAGCGAATCTAA
- a CDS encoding DEAD/DEAH box helicase — translation MNTFADFELLPSLLKTLKTLKISKPTEIQKQAIPLIMSHQAVVGVSETGSGKTLAYVLPILNYLKSLEESGDPVKEENAPRAVVMVPSRELGEQVAKVFKSMTHDTRLRVRPALGGMSLEQARRNTSGTFEVLLATPGRLVQMLNRDLISLRDVRFLVFDEADQMLDQGFLPDTNRIVDCCPEDVNLALFSATVSKTVEKLMNDLFAKAEVIRSKNSGKVVSTLKTKNLTVEDGKRWPLFEKVLSQKVDGGTIVFANTREQCDKIAKELTDKGYACVVYRGEMDKNERRTNLKKFREGQVDLLVATDLAGRGLDVSNIARVINYHLPKEMENYLHRAGRTARAGRPGLVVNLVTERDGRLMAALDGNKPPSLEKKTQHMGKPRVGSTTRFKDAKGKSGYAKSMGVKKR, via the coding sequence ATGAATACCTTTGCTGATTTTGAGCTGCTGCCGTCTCTTTTGAAAACCCTTAAGACTTTGAAGATTTCCAAACCGACGGAGATTCAAAAGCAGGCGATTCCGTTGATCATGAGCCATCAGGCGGTGGTCGGTGTTTCTGAAACGGGAAGCGGCAAAACTTTGGCGTATGTCCTGCCGATTTTGAATTATCTGAAGTCTTTGGAAGAATCCGGTGATCCGGTGAAAGAGGAAAACGCACCTCGCGCAGTGGTCATGGTGCCGTCCCGTGAACTGGGGGAACAGGTCGCCAAGGTCTTTAAATCCATGACTCACGATACAAGACTGCGCGTGCGCCCGGCCCTGGGCGGGATGAGTCTGGAGCAAGCCCGTCGCAACACCTCCGGAACCTTTGAAGTTCTGCTGGCGACGCCGGGGCGTCTGGTGCAGATGCTGAACCGGGATCTGATCAGTTTGCGTGATGTGCGATTTCTGGTTTTTGATGAGGCCGATCAAATGCTGGATCAGGGATTCTTGCCTGATACCAACCGCATTGTCGACTGCTGCCCTGAAGACGTGAACCTGGCGCTGTTTTCCGCCACGGTTTCCAAAACCGTGGAAAAGCTGATGAATGATTTATTCGCGAAAGCGGAAGTCATTCGCAGCAAGAACAGTGGCAAAGTCGTTTCCACTTTGAAAACCAAAAATCTGACGGTCGAGGATGGCAAGCGCTGGCCGTTGTTTGAAAAAGTTCTGTCGCAGAAAGTGGACGGGGGCACCATTGTTTTCGCCAACACCCGTGAACAGTGTGACAAGATTGCCAAAGAATTGACGGACAAGGGATATGCCTGCGTGGTTTATCGCGGTGAAATGGATAAAAACGAACGTCGCACGAACCTGAAGAAGTTCCGCGAGGGTCAGGTCGATCTGTTGGTGGCCACGGACCTTGCCGGTCGGGGGCTGGATGTGTCCAATATCGCTCGCGTCATCAACTATCATTTGCCGAAAGAAATGGAAAACTATCTGCACCGGGCGGGGCGTACGGCGCGCGCAGGTCGTCCGGGGCTGGTGGTGAATCTGGTCACCGAACGGGACGGTCGTTTGATGGCGGCTCTTGATGGAAACAAGCCTCCTTCGCTGGAGAAAAAGACCCAGCATATGGGGAAACCTCGGGTTGGTTCCACCACTCGTTTTAAAGACGCCAAAGGCAAGTCTGGATACGCGAAATCCATGGGAGTAAAAAAGCGCTAA
- a CDS encoding P1 family peptidase, translated as MKFNFKPGPRNSITDIDSIRVGQAEDPKVWTGVSVMLLDNGAVAGVDVRGGAPGTRDTDALNPSCLVDRIDAIVLSGGSVFGLGASSAVTDILASRGIGFPIGPARAPIVPSAVLFDLLNGGDKNWGDKSPYWELGRTALNNASLDFKLGNAGAGFGAKAGPLKGGLGTASSVSGDGLQIGALVAVNCVGSPIIPGQSAFWAWPFEQNNEMGGQPIPTSAIDFNSAQEAWTGSPLDSLIPRAGENTTIGVVATNARLTKAEAQRIAIMAQDGYARSIRPVHTPFDGDTVFAVATGTWGQDIENRADLVNRIGLVAADVLARAVARGVYEASALGALPAYKEVHGKNLRKK; from the coding sequence ATGAAATTCAACTTTAAACCCGGCCCTCGAAACAGCATCACCGACATTGACTCAATCCGTGTTGGCCAGGCTGAAGATCCTAAAGTCTGGACCGGCGTTTCCGTAATGCTTCTGGATAACGGGGCTGTCGCCGGTGTGGATGTTCGCGGAGGTGCGCCGGGCACTCGCGACACCGACGCTTTGAATCCAAGCTGTCTGGTCGACCGTATCGATGCAATTGTCCTAAGCGGTGGCTCGGTGTTTGGATTGGGAGCCTCGTCCGCAGTCACGGACATTCTGGCTTCCCGCGGAATCGGTTTTCCGATTGGCCCCGCACGCGCCCCGATCGTACCCAGCGCAGTTTTGTTTGACCTTCTAAATGGCGGCGACAAAAACTGGGGCGACAAGTCCCCTTACTGGGAACTGGGTCGCACCGCTTTGAACAACGCTTCTTTGGATTTCAAATTGGGTAACGCCGGCGCCGGTTTTGGTGCGAAGGCTGGCCCGCTGAAGGGCGGCTTGGGCACAGCCTCTTCTGTTTCCGGAGACGGTTTGCAAATCGGAGCCCTTGTCGCCGTAAACTGCGTGGGAAGCCCGATCATCCCGGGACAATCCGCTTTTTGGGCGTGGCCTTTTGAACAAAACAATGAAATGGGCGGACAGCCGATTCCAACTTCAGCAATTGATTTCAATTCTGCTCAGGAAGCATGGACGGGGTCGCCGCTGGATAGCCTGATCCCCCGGGCCGGTGAAAACACCACGATTGGAGTTGTGGCGACCAATGCCCGTCTGACCAAAGCAGAAGCCCAGCGCATCGCCATCATGGCTCAGGATGGATATGCCCGTTCCATCCGTCCAGTGCACACGCCGTTTGACGGCGACACCGTGTTTGCCGTTGCAACCGGCACTTGGGGACAGGACATCGAAAACCGTGCGGATCTGGTGAATCGAATTGGTTTGGTGGCGGCTGACGTTCTGGCCCGCGCGGTGGCCCGCGGGGTCTATG
- a CDS encoding PA2778 family cysteine peptidase: MKFIWQITGILLLTAGCASTTPQVDSLNLHSLVPQKTEIAGVPFVEQSAGHCGPATLTMALQWAGSRVSVSTVTSQVYTPGMKGSLQTDMISGARRQGMMALPVTGVQNLMREVRAGHPVIVFENLALSWLPQWHYAIVYGFDPGSEEVIMHSGPEAGKRWDIRKFERSWKLGDYWGLVVLPPGKLSVTASERAHVTAAAALESVGKSAEAEKSYQSILARWPQSLAAYVGLGNIHYSRKQYSEAISHLQKATSLQPESAVAWYNLTMAQAAVGQFSAARKSAQEALRWVGPESKDFYAKHLQSFLDGP, from the coding sequence ATGAAATTCATCTGGCAGATAACAGGAATTTTGCTGCTGACTGCGGGTTGTGCCAGCACAACTCCGCAGGTGGATTCGTTGAATCTGCATTCGTTGGTTCCGCAAAAAACAGAAATAGCCGGTGTGCCGTTTGTTGAACAAAGCGCAGGCCATTGTGGCCCGGCGACACTCACCATGGCTTTGCAGTGGGCGGGAAGCCGTGTGTCTGTGTCGACGGTGACCTCCCAGGTCTACACGCCGGGAATGAAAGGCAGTTTGCAAACAGACATGATAAGCGGCGCCCGTCGTCAGGGCATGATGGCCTTGCCGGTGACGGGTGTGCAGAATCTGATGCGCGAAGTGCGGGCGGGGCATCCGGTGATTGTTTTTGAAAATCTGGCGTTAAGCTGGCTTCCCCAATGGCATTATGCCATCGTCTACGGCTTTGATCCCGGCAGCGAAGAAGTGATCATGCACTCCGGACCGGAAGCGGGAAAACGCTGGGACATTCGTAAATTTGAGCGCTCCTGGAAGCTTGGGGATTATTGGGGGTTGGTGGTGCTGCCTCCGGGCAAGTTGTCGGTCACGGCGTCTGAACGAGCGCACGTTACGGCGGCGGCGGCGTTGGAATCAGTCGGAAAAAGTGCCGAAGCTGAAAAGTCCTATCAAAGTATTCTGGCACGCTGGCCGCAAAGTTTGGCGGCTTATGTGGGGCTGGGAAACATTCATTATTCGCGAAAACAGTATTCAGAAGCCATCAGTCATTTGCAGAAAGCCACATCCCTGCAACCGGAATCTGCCGTGGCCTGGTATAATTTGACAATGGCACAGGCCGCTGTGGGGCAGTTCTCCGCCGCACGCAAAAGCGCCCAAGAGGCTTTGCGCTGGGTGGGCCCGGAATCAAAAGATTTTTACGCGAAACATCTGCAGTCCTTTCTGGATGGACCGTGA
- a CDS encoding DUF7453 family protein produces MKTLGLSLFFVASSCWALPSYQAPEMQVRAHYRNAYNLPPLTYLSNTSPSINNHGDVTFKLMAVDGTPNQAVWYKARNESKWQVVYVAPEDRYVSDPTVNDRGEITFSPYTEVMSDGLFVFDTKSGTTVEKLSGPANKMVFMAYVQTLNDGTSVFRGMDTDFERGFYEVNGGLKTVAREGQKNFEVPSAYLFKPAVNDKKHWAFKVRVGERGEIGNEQSDQILLVKPTPQGYDKIIVAQDNKGDVNSPFTGFGNGVTMAQNGLVAFVGYDKNNAKSLILWENGSQTALVSEGQNGISELELFSPKVNSNGVVAFRAKNEKGLRGIYVASKDGIKRLIGEGDSIPTDLGPGQILQRKDFPGFAGDIDINEKNEVVFACVVATTDNQITGDAVYRISPAGL; encoded by the coding sequence ATGAAAACACTGGGATTGTCTTTGTTCTTTGTGGCGAGTTCCTGCTGGGCTTTGCCTTCCTATCAAGCGCCCGAGATGCAGGTGCGTGCACACTATCGAAACGCATACAACCTGCCGCCGTTGACTTACCTCAGCAACACGTCACCTTCCATCAATAACCATGGCGATGTGACTTTCAAGCTGATGGCCGTGGATGGCACTCCGAATCAGGCGGTGTGGTACAAGGCCAGGAATGAAAGCAAATGGCAGGTTGTCTATGTAGCCCCGGAAGACCGCTATGTTTCTGATCCGACGGTGAATGATCGTGGAGAAATCACCTTCAGCCCATACACCGAGGTGATGAGTGACGGTCTTTTCGTGTTCGACACGAAGTCAGGAACAACCGTCGAGAAATTATCAGGTCCTGCCAATAAAATGGTCTTTATGGCTTATGTTCAAACCCTGAATGACGGCACTTCCGTTTTCAGAGGCATGGACACCGATTTTGAGCGCGGCTTTTATGAAGTTAATGGCGGCCTGAAAACCGTTGCCCGGGAAGGTCAGAAGAACTTTGAAGTTCCCTCGGCGTATTTGTTCAAACCTGCCGTGAATGATAAAAAGCACTGGGCGTTCAAAGTTCGTGTGGGTGAACGCGGTGAAATCGGCAACGAGCAATCCGATCAGATCCTGCTGGTTAAGCCAACGCCGCAGGGATATGACAAGATCATCGTGGCTCAGGATAACAAGGGCGACGTGAATTCTCCATTCACTGGGTTTGGTAACGGAGTGACCATGGCTCAAAACGGCCTGGTGGCTTTCGTGGGGTATGACAAGAACAACGCCAAGTCACTGATCCTTTGGGAAAATGGCAGCCAGACGGCACTGGTTAGCGAAGGCCAAAACGGAATCTCAGAACTTGAGCTGTTCTCTCCGAAAGTGAATTCCAACGGGGTGGTGGCCTTCCGTGCGAAAAATGAAAAAGGCTTGCGCGGCATCTATGTGGCCTCCAAGGACGGTATCAAACGCCTGATCGGCGAGGGCGACAGCATCCCGACGGATCTGGGGCCGGGACAGATTCTGCAAAGAAAAGACTTCCCGGGATTTGCCGGGGATATCGATATCAACGAAAAGAATGAAGTGGTCTTTGCCTGTGTGGTTGCCACCACCGACAATCAGATCACCGGAGACGCGGTTTATCGCATTTCTCCGGCCGGTCTTTAA
- a CDS encoding nuclear transport factor 2 family protein, with amino-acid sequence MESNATLNVGKKLVELCKKGDNMKDFDEQMEMHGIEVEGPFPFGDRFAVHYKMDATEKKTNKRIKMEEVALYTVKDGKIVKEEFFYRM; translated from the coding sequence GTGGAATCAAACGCAACTTTAAACGTAGGTAAGAAGCTGGTTGAACTTTGCAAGAAGGGCGACAACATGAAGGACTTTGACGAGCAGATGGAAATGCACGGAATTGAAGTGGAAGGTCCTTTTCCATTCGGAGATCGGTTTGCAGTTCATTATAAAATGGACGCGACCGAGAAGAAAACCAACAAGCGGATAAAAATGGAAGAGGTCGCCCTGTATACAGTGAAGGACGGCAAAATTGTCAAAGAAGAGTTTTTCTATAGGATGTGA
- a CDS encoding glutamine--tRNA ligase/YqeY domain fusion protein encodes MSKPNKTPVDAPNFLKQIIEKDLETGKVKGEVVTRFPPEPNGYLHLGHAKSICLNFGLAQEYQGRCHLRFDDTNPETEETEYVESIQEDVKWLGFDWGEHLYYASDYFEQIYQWAEQLIKDGKAYVDSQNEEEVRKNRGDFTTPGKDSPFRNRSVEENLDLFRRMRAGEFEEGQHILRAKIDMQSPNMNMRDPLLYRIRKAHHHRTGDKWCIYPMYDYAHPLSDAMEHITHSICTLEFQDHRPFYDWCVQNVPVPAEPHQYEFARMNMTYLVMSKRKLLQLVKEKLVSGWDDPRMPTISGVRRRGYTPESIRRFAKRIGVAKSESIIEYDILESCVRDHLDETAHRAMAVLDPIKVVIENLPDGHKEFIETSVHPKNTELGNRSLPFTKEVYIDAADFMENPPDDYFRLSPGKEVRLRNAYVIKCKDVIKDAAGKIVELRCEYDPVTLGGKPTADGRKVKGIVHWVSATDCVDAEVRVYERLFKVADPENVPEGQDFKVNLNPNSLKVIKNAKLEKGLKDAKLENRYQFERVGYFCLDSKDSKPGALVFNRVVELASSH; translated from the coding sequence ATGAGCAAGCCCAATAAAACACCTGTAGATGCGCCTAATTTCCTGAAACAAATCATCGAAAAAGACCTTGAGACTGGCAAAGTCAAAGGCGAAGTGGTCACACGCTTCCCGCCAGAGCCGAACGGATACCTGCACCTGGGGCACGCCAAGTCGATCTGTTTGAATTTTGGTCTGGCTCAGGAATACCAGGGTCGCTGCCATTTGCGCTTTGACGACACCAATCCGGAAACTGAAGAAACTGAGTACGTTGAATCCATCCAGGAAGATGTCAAATGGCTGGGCTTTGACTGGGGTGAGCACCTTTACTATGCGTCTGATTACTTTGAACAGATCTATCAGTGGGCTGAACAGTTGATCAAAGACGGGAAAGCCTATGTGGATTCCCAGAACGAAGAAGAAGTGCGCAAGAACCGCGGGGACTTCACGACTCCGGGCAAGGACTCTCCTTTCCGCAATCGTTCTGTTGAAGAAAACCTGGATCTGTTCCGCCGCATGCGTGCCGGGGAGTTCGAGGAAGGTCAGCATATTCTGCGTGCGAAGATCGACATGCAGTCACCGAACATGAACATGCGTGATCCGTTGTTGTACCGTATTCGCAAGGCGCATCACCACCGTACGGGTGACAAGTGGTGCATTTATCCGATGTACGACTATGCTCACCCGTTGTCCGATGCGATGGAGCATATCACGCATTCCATCTGTACTTTGGAGTTCCAGGATCACCGTCCGTTCTATGACTGGTGCGTTCAGAATGTTCCGGTGCCGGCCGAACCTCATCAGTATGAGTTTGCGCGCATGAACATGACTTATCTGGTGATGAGCAAACGCAAACTTTTGCAACTGGTGAAAGAAAAGCTGGTTTCGGGATGGGATGATCCGCGCATGCCAACCATTTCCGGTGTTCGCCGTCGTGGTTATACTCCGGAATCCATCCGTCGTTTTGCAAAACGCATTGGTGTGGCGAAATCTGAAAGCATCATCGAATACGATATTCTGGAAAGCTGTGTGCGCGATCATCTGGATGAAACAGCTCATCGTGCAATGGCGGTTCTGGATCCGATCAAAGTTGTGATCGAGAATCTTCCGGACGGCCATAAAGAGTTTATCGAAACATCTGTGCATCCGAAGAACACAGAGCTGGGGAACCGCTCTTTGCCGTTCACCAAAGAAGTGTACATCGATGCGGCGGACTTCATGGAAAATCCACCGGATGATTACTTCCGTTTGTCTCCGGGCAAGGAAGTTCGTCTGCGCAATGCTTATGTGATCAAGTGCAAGGACGTGATCAAGGATGCTGCCGGTAAAATTGTTGAGCTTCGCTGTGAATACGATCCGGTGACTTTGGGTGGCAAACCGACAGCCGATGGCCGTAAGGTGAAAGGTATCGTTCACTGGGTTTCTGCGACGGATTGTGTGGATGCGGAAGTGCGTGTGTACGAGCGTCTGTTCAAAGTGGCAGATCCGGAAAACGTGCCGGAAGGTCAGGATTTCAAAGTGAATCTGAATCCGAACTCTTTGAAGGTGATCAAAAACGCGAAACTGGAAAAAGGTTTGAAAGACGCAAAACTTGAAAACCGCTACCAGTTCGAGCGTGTGGGTTACTTCTGCCTGGACAGCAAGGACTCCAAGCCAGGGGCCTTGGTGTTCAACCGGGTTGTTGAACTCGCTTCCAGTCACTAA
- a CDS encoding aminopeptidase P family protein, with amino-acid sequence MLFAENVYKTRQGKVAEAWKSLLGPQDLVLVHSGEAVQKPGGLDQTYDFLPHPSYFWLTGHRRDEGVMAYSLSEGWIEHQRPLSPVDIVWEGAEGNFECESTLVDLQKKLQGGAYKRVFHLGQTSEKTFEAETRELSIRLDQVRRCKDSHEVQLIRQIADMANKGYQALQNALRPGITERELQLHYENAVLMAGADKMPYGSIVGSGENAAILHAVPTKKKVASGELVLVDAGADVEDYCVDITRVYAVDSKFTPQQKDVYDLVHEAYKASVAMCRPGTQWRDVHMKSARVIAEGLQQWGIWKSSVDAALESGAISVFYPHGVGHLVGLKVRDTGHPENLNPQRYYGARLRVDLELKENYLITVEPGCYFARAFIEDQEIREKYKDHIQWSEAEKWKSFGGVRLEDDILITKGEAESLTNVVSK; translated from the coding sequence ATGCTGTTTGCTGAAAATGTATATAAAACCCGTCAGGGTAAAGTGGCTGAAGCGTGGAAAAGCCTGCTGGGGCCACAGGATCTGGTGCTGGTTCACAGTGGTGAAGCGGTCCAGAAACCTGGTGGTCTGGATCAGACGTATGATTTCCTTCCTCATCCGTCCTATTTCTGGCTGACCGGACATCGCCGTGATGAGGGTGTGATGGCTTATTCCCTGAGCGAAGGCTGGATCGAACATCAGCGCCCGCTCAGTCCCGTGGATATCGTCTGGGAAGGTGCGGAAGGCAATTTCGAATGTGAAAGCACTCTGGTGGATTTGCAAAAGAAACTGCAGGGTGGGGCGTACAAGCGTGTCTTCCATCTGGGGCAGACTTCTGAAAAGACCTTTGAAGCCGAAACCCGCGAACTTTCCATCAGGCTGGATCAGGTTCGTCGTTGCAAAGATTCCCACGAAGTTCAGCTGATTCGTCAGATTGCGGATATGGCGAACAAAGGCTATCAGGCACTGCAAAATGCCCTGCGTCCGGGAATCACGGAACGTGAACTGCAACTTCACTATGAAAATGCCGTGCTGATGGCGGGTGCTGACAAGATGCCTTATGGCTCGATCGTGGGCAGTGGTGAAAATGCAGCAATTCTGCACGCAGTGCCGACCAAAAAGAAAGTCGCTTCCGGAGAGTTGGTTCTAGTCGATGCCGGTGCTGACGTGGAAGACTATTGTGTTGATATCACGCGTGTCTATGCGGTCGATAGCAAATTCACCCCGCAACAAAAAGACGTCTATGATCTGGTTCACGAAGCTTACAAGGCCTCAGTGGCGATGTGCCGTCCGGGCACGCAGTGGCGTGACGTGCACATGAAATCCGCCCGCGTGATTGCGGAAGGTTTGCAGCAGTGGGGGATCTGGAAAAGCTCGGTGGATGCGGCTTTGGAATCCGGTGCGATTTCCGTGTTCTATCCTCACGGCGTGGGGCACCTGGTGGGTCTGAAAGTGCGCGACACGGGTCATCCAGAAAACTTGAATCCACAAAGATACTATGGCGCACGATTGCGCGTGGATCTGGAATTGAAAGAAAACTATCTGATCACTGTCGAACCGGGTTGTTATTTCGCGCGCGCCTTTATCGAAGATCAGGAAATCCGCGAAAAATACAAAGACCACATTCAGTGGTCCGAGGCAGAAAAGTGGAAGTCCTTTGGCGGGGTTCGTCTGGAGGACGACATCCTGATCACGAAAGGTGAGGCCGAAAGCCTCACCAACGTCGTTTCGAAGTGA
- a CDS encoding substrate-binding domain-containing protein, with translation MNTLALSFFTFLFLASAVSQARTYNVAVLYWSMKIPGQVAMREGFEEEINAYNKANEENKIKLTPYVAGEGREGLLRQIEQLDQAVKSAPDAIVLQPADITILSRGVQDANRKNIPVFVYDQYVVNAKMTSYISSDNYQAGWDNGLYIDSQFPPEKVLRIVPFEYFRVSATVERMDGFFDALRSRNRKFTVLGHFEAVEPVGGLKAAQEYLKKFKRGSVDVIFTNNDGGGLIIVKTLWDEGHKKLVHATVDGDPASIENIKNKKMTVIDSAQFCGELGRETARTMMHFFQSGKVEPVKFIPTFPVTSESLKDYPGWMGRPTEKVRFQSLRDLLIKEAKVGKLKRGAIIKVGLTPSCPYLCEMGPAGWSGYLYDILESAAKENNLKVEIVSLPSEKLLPALQSQQVHFVISPISKVRYTPDLRIVGPKLGMSLAGALFTPGVKLQLVDSDSLADKRIVFAQLAHEKPMHLPPSDFNRSLKISGGEIGDRMTKLIAERRVDLALGDYNVLRYNMLRRQLLSFEIQPTSLAGYNALVLVGHPKDPEHGGLPLILNQWFETHRASGKLEKILNKYNLKDWNIFAL, from the coding sequence GTGAACACCCTAGCTCTTTCCTTTTTTACATTTCTTTTTCTGGCTTCCGCAGTCAGTCAGGCCCGTACCTACAACGTGGCAGTTTTGTATTGGAGCATGAAGATTCCCGGCCAGGTTGCAATGCGCGAGGGGTTTGAAGAAGAGATCAATGCGTACAATAAGGCCAACGAGGAAAACAAAATAAAATTGACTCCCTATGTGGCGGGGGAAGGTCGTGAGGGATTGCTCAGACAAATCGAGCAACTGGATCAGGCCGTGAAATCCGCGCCGGATGCGATCGTCCTCCAGCCTGCCGATATCACAATTCTCAGTCGTGGGGTTCAGGATGCCAACCGTAAAAATATTCCGGTCTTTGTCTATGACCAGTATGTCGTCAATGCCAAGATGACCTCCTACATCAGCAGCGACAACTATCAGGCCGGATGGGACAATGGTCTTTACATCGACAGTCAATTTCCTCCGGAAAAGGTTTTGAGGATTGTGCCGTTTGAATACTTTCGGGTGTCTGCGACCGTTGAGCGCATGGATGGTTTTTTTGATGCCCTTCGCAGTCGCAACCGCAAGTTCACCGTGCTCGGGCATTTTGAAGCGGTGGAGCCTGTCGGGGGTCTGAAGGCGGCGCAGGAATATCTGAAGAAATTCAAGCGCGGCAGTGTGGATGTGATATTCACCAACAATGATGGCGGTGGTTTGATTATTGTGAAAACCCTGTGGGATGAAGGGCATAAAAAACTTGTTCATGCGACCGTGGACGGGGATCCGGCCTCGATTGAAAATATCAAAAACAAAAAAATGACGGTGATTGATTCGGCTCAGTTCTGTGGAGAGCTGGGGCGGGAAACCGCGCGAACCATGATGCATTTTTTCCAGTCAGGCAAAGTGGAGCCGGTGAAATTCATTCCTACATTTCCGGTGACATCGGAATCCCTGAAAGATTATCCCGGCTGGATGGGGCGGCCGACAGAAAAGGTCCGCTTCCAGTCTTTGCGCGATCTGCTTATCAAAGAGGCCAAGGTCGGGAAGCTAAAAAGGGGCGCTATCATCAAAGTGGGTCTGACTCCGTCTTGCCCGTATCTTTGCGAAATGGGCCCGGCAGGATGGTCGGGATATCTTTATGATATTCTTGAAAGCGCTGCGAAGGAAAACAATCTGAAAGTGGAGATTGTCAGCCTGCCCAGTGAAAAGCTGCTGCCGGCTTTGCAAAGTCAGCAGGTTCACTTTGTGATCAGTCCTATTTCAAAGGTTCGCTACACACCGGATCTGCGCATTGTGGGGCCCAAGCTGGGGATGAGTCTGGCCGGAGCCCTGTTCACGCCGGGGGTGAAGCTTCAACTGGTGGATTCGGATTCGCTGGCGGATAAACGCATCGTCTTTGCTCAGTTGGCCCATGAAAAACCGATGCACCTCCCGCCGTCGGATTTCAATCGGTCTCTTAAAATTTCCGGCGGTGAAATCGGCGACCGCATGACCAAGTTGATTGCCGAAAGACGCGTGGATCTTGCTTTGGGGGACTATAATGTCCTTCGCTACAATATGCTGCGCCGGCAGTTGCTGAGCTTTGAAATTCAACCCACGTCTTTGGCGGGCTATAATGCGCTGGTGCTTGTGGGGCACCCGAAAGATCCTGAGCACGGGGGACTTCCGCTGATCCTGAATCAGTGGTTTGAGACTCACCGCGCGTCAGGAAAGCTGGAAAAGATTCTTAATAAATACAACCTGAAAGACTGGAACATCTTTGCTTTGTAG